The proteins below are encoded in one region of Alistipes communis:
- the ispD gene encoding 2-C-methyl-D-erythritol 4-phosphate cytidylyltransferase, which yields MESITSHIGVVVVAGGSGSRMGGNLPKQFMLLDGQPILARTINNFAEALPGAEIVVVLPADYIDFWQDYARRFDVAEHRTTAGGAERFHSVANGIAALSDACDLIAVQDGVRPLATHEAIRRIARTAEREGSAIPVVQPVDSFRIVTAEGASHPVERATLRIVQTPQFFRAELLRRAYACAYDPAFTDDATVVEAAGGVLRLVEGETTNLKITTRDDLAVAEAILARRTEA from the coding sequence ATGGAAAGCATAACATCGCACATAGGGGTCGTCGTCGTCGCCGGCGGCAGCGGCTCGCGCATGGGCGGCAACCTGCCCAAACAATTCATGCTGCTCGACGGCCAGCCCATACTGGCCCGCACGATCAACAACTTCGCGGAGGCGCTGCCCGGCGCCGAGATCGTCGTCGTCCTGCCAGCCGACTACATCGACTTTTGGCAGGACTACGCCCGCCGTTTCGACGTCGCCGAACACCGCACGACGGCCGGCGGCGCCGAGCGCTTCCACTCCGTTGCGAACGGCATCGCCGCACTCTCCGATGCGTGCGACCTGATCGCCGTGCAGGATGGCGTGCGTCCGCTGGCGACGCACGAGGCTATCCGGCGGATCGCCCGAACGGCAGAGCGGGAAGGTTCGGCCATTCCCGTCGTACAGCCGGTCGATTCGTTTCGCATCGTGACGGCGGAAGGAGCGTCGCATCCCGTGGAACGGGCGACGCTGCGCATCGTCCAGACTCCCCAATTCTTCCGCGCCGAACTGCTCCGCAGAGCCTATGCCTGCGCCTACGATCCCGCCTTCACCGACGACGCGACGGTCGTCGAAGCCGCAGGCGGCGTTCTGCGGCTCGTCGAAGGCGAGACGACGAACCTGAAAATCACCACCCGCGACGATCTGGCCGTCGCAGAGGCCATCCTCGCCCGCCGCACGGAAGCATGA
- a CDS encoding PH domain-containing protein has product MKRVFKYRFSRRTLYLSAFYILVLALIGLGLHSLYIGGYLSAWFVSLVVALFALMSLSIPRKIVVKKATVEILCLLDMTEIPRMEIASVQRVDPRQMRWVVPLFGGYGFFGYYGYYFDLKTFEKVVVYASEWKNLVEIVDIYEQRYYVSCTQADELVALLQSE; this is encoded by the coding sequence ATGAAACGGGTCTTCAAATACCGGTTCAGCCGCCGGACGCTCTACCTCAGCGCGTTCTACATCCTCGTGCTGGCACTCATCGGACTGGGGCTACATTCGCTCTACATCGGAGGCTACCTCTCGGCATGGTTCGTCTCGCTCGTGGTCGCCCTTTTCGCGCTGATGTCGCTCTCTATCCCGCGCAAGATCGTGGTCAAGAAGGCCACGGTCGAGATCCTGTGTCTGCTCGACATGACCGAGATCCCGCGGATGGAGATCGCCTCCGTACAACGGGTCGACCCGCGGCAGATGCGGTGGGTCGTTCCTCTGTTCGGCGGATACGGATTCTTCGGTTATTACGGTTATTATTTCGACCTGAAAACGTTCGAGAAAGTGGTCGTCTACGCTTCGGAGTGGAAGAATCTGGTGGAGATCGTCGACATCTACGAACAACGCTACTACGTTTCGTGCACCCAGGCCGACGAACTCGTCGCCCTGCTGCAATCCGAATGA
- a CDS encoding alkaline phosphatase: MDDWKRCLGVFAAAVLLLATPADARRVKRGGAKNPVRQAACVAECDTVRNLIYMIGDGMGLAHVTMLQIAEGYDNPVSFMRAENVALIKSYSRNNRVTDSAAAGTALATGHKTNNSMLGVLPDSTAVESMMAKAVRRGMATGLVVTCYLPHATPGAFYAHQVYRRTLEPIAEQLVESGVDVAFGGGKRYFTARRADGTTLVDRLRTKGYRVIDTLAAADTITSGKVIGLFASKHMPYAHKGRGDYLPRAVGKALEILSNDAAERDEGFMLVVEGSMIDYVSHRNDSEGILAEMRDFDRAVRVAMEYVDAHPGTLLVVTADHETGGLTLPSGNADFTKSESGVLYKYGSKSHTAVMVPVYLYGTGAERINGVMENSDLANRLMEILELE, from the coding sequence ATGGACGATTGGAAACGATGCTTGGGCGTGTTCGCGGCTGCCGTGCTGTTGCTGGCGACGCCTGCGGACGCTCGTCGCGTAAAGCGCGGCGGCGCGAAAAATCCTGTGCGGCAGGCCGCCTGCGTCGCGGAGTGCGATACGGTGCGGAATCTGATCTACATGATCGGCGACGGTATGGGGCTGGCCCATGTGACGATGTTGCAGATCGCCGAGGGGTACGACAATCCCGTCTCGTTCATGCGGGCCGAGAACGTGGCGCTCATCAAGAGCTATTCGCGGAACAACAGGGTGACCGATTCCGCCGCGGCCGGCACGGCGCTGGCCACGGGCCACAAGACCAACAACAGTATGCTGGGCGTTCTGCCCGACAGTACGGCCGTCGAGTCGATGATGGCGAAGGCCGTGCGGCGGGGAATGGCGACGGGGCTGGTCGTGACCTGCTACCTGCCCCATGCCACGCCGGGAGCCTTTTATGCGCATCAGGTTTATAGGCGGACGCTCGAACCGATCGCCGAACAGCTGGTCGAGAGTGGCGTCGATGTGGCGTTCGGCGGCGGGAAGCGCTATTTCACCGCACGCCGGGCGGACGGAACGACGCTCGTCGATCGGTTGCGGACGAAGGGATACCGTGTGATCGACACCCTTGCGGCCGCCGATACGATCACGTCGGGCAAGGTCATCGGGCTGTTCGCATCCAAGCACATGCCCTATGCACACAAGGGGCGCGGCGACTATCTTCCCCGCGCCGTCGGGAAGGCGTTGGAGATTCTGTCGAACGACGCTGCGGAGCGGGACGAAGGCTTCATGCTCGTGGTCGAGGGGTCGATGATCGACTACGTGTCGCACCGTAACGACTCGGAGGGAATTCTCGCGGAGATGCGCGATTTCGATCGGGCGGTGCGCGTGGCCATGGAGTACGTCGATGCGCATCCGGGGACGCTGCTCGTCGTTACGGCCGACCACGAAACGGGCGGTCTGACGTTGCCGAGCGGCAATGCCGATTTCACGAAGTCCGAGAGCGGCGTGCTGTATAAATACGGCTCGAAAAGCCATACGGCCGTCATGGTTCCCGTCTATCTTTACGGTACGGGCGCCGAGCGCATCAACGGCGTGATGGAGAACTCCGATCTGGCGAACCGGCTGATGGAGATACTCGAACTGGAATAG
- the ung gene encoding uracil-DNA glycosylase, which produces MNVKIAPDWQELLAPEFEKPYFAQLVDFVRNEYATQRIYPRGSNIFRAFDKCPFEKLKVVIIGQDPYHGEGQANGLCFSVNDGIPFPPSLQNIFQEISTDIGTPVPSTGNLDRWAEQGVLLLNSVLTVRAHQAASHAGRGWETFTDAVVRAIAERKTGIVYMLWGSYAQRKGAIASPLNNCILKAVHPSPLSVYRGFFGCRHFSQANEYLLSHGKEPIVW; this is translated from the coding sequence ATGAACGTGAAAATAGCCCCCGACTGGCAGGAACTGCTGGCCCCCGAATTCGAAAAACCCTACTTCGCGCAACTCGTCGACTTCGTTCGCAACGAATACGCCACACAGCGCATCTATCCGCGCGGCAGCAACATCTTCCGCGCCTTCGACAAGTGCCCGTTCGAGAAACTCAAAGTGGTCATCATCGGCCAAGACCCCTATCACGGCGAGGGGCAGGCCAACGGACTCTGTTTTTCGGTGAACGACGGTATTCCCTTTCCCCCGTCGTTGCAGAACATCTTTCAGGAGATATCGACCGACATCGGTACGCCCGTTCCTTCGACCGGCAACCTCGACCGGTGGGCCGAACAGGGCGTCCTGCTGCTCAATTCGGTACTGACCGTGCGGGCCCATCAGGCCGCTTCGCACGCCGGACGCGGGTGGGAAACCTTCACCGATGCCGTCGTCCGTGCCATCGCCGAGCGCAAAACGGGGATCGTCTACATGCTCTGGGGCAGTTACGCCCAGCGCAAAGGCGCGATCGCCAGCCCGCTGAACAACTGCATACTGAAAGCCGTCCACCCCTCTCCGCTTTCGGTCTACCGCGGATTCTTCGGCTGCCGGCACTTCTCGCAGGCCAACGAATATCTCCTGAGCCACGGAAAAGAGCCGATCGTCTGGTAG
- a CDS encoding PG0541 family transporter-associated protein, producing the protein MKAVFVSYNQALTDPMQEILDDLGVRGFTKWELTMGRGSFDGEPHYGTHAWPSMNSSMLMIVEDEKVAPLLDAFRKLDSQTKMQGSRAFVWNIEQMM; encoded by the coding sequence ATGAAAGCCGTATTTGTATCTTACAACCAGGCATTGACCGATCCCATGCAGGAGATTCTGGACGATCTCGGCGTACGCGGGTTCACCAAATGGGAACTCACGATGGGCCGCGGGTCGTTCGACGGCGAACCGCATTACGGAACCCATGCGTGGCCTTCGATGAACTCTTCGATGCTGATGATCGTCGAGGACGAGAAGGTAGCCCCGCTGCTCGACGCCTTCCGCAAACTGGATTCACAGACGAAGATGCAGGGTTCGCGCGCCTTCGTCTGGAATATCGAACAGATGATGTGA
- a CDS encoding efflux RND transporter permease subunit, with product MKIYETAVRKPISTILIFVGVIVFGLFSLNNLAVDQYPDIEIPQIAVITSYAGANAADIETNITRVLEDNLNTVENLKKMTSKSSDNFSMITLEFEYGSDLTEAANDIRDAVSRTQSLLPDDVDYPTIFKFSSSMIPVMMLAVTADESYPALNKILDDKLVNDLNRINGVGSVSVMGVPEREVQVNVDPKKIEAYGLSVEQIGSIIAAENVNIPSGTIDIGNNTFNIKADGEFSDASTQLGKVVLSNRNGRKVLLNDVAEIRDTLEKATMDERVNGQLGVRVIIQKQSGANTVDIVHEVQRRLPAIAASLPGDVDIELIYEGSQEITDAIGSLSETIMYAFIFVVLVVMIFLGRWRATFIICLTIPVSLICSFIYLYAVGSTLNIISLSSLSIAIGMVVDDAIVVLENITTHIERGSQPKEAAIYATNEVWLSVIATTLVTVAVFLPLTLVSGLSGIMFRELGWIVSIVVSVSTAAAISLTPMLSAYILHKEGGEHDYKGLGIVYKPIDRALTWLDGAYARMLATVLNHRRWTLGAVLVVFCASLLLLSRVPFEFFPPADNGRIAATVRLQQNVSVEYTARIAREIDSVIRTKYPEVLLISASAGASSGDDAFSAMQTTGSHIINYNLRLPRSGERDRSIYQISDLLRQDFDRIPEIDRYEVTPGGNQGSMSGSSYVQVKVYGHDINQTNDVANDLKSKLSQIPGLRDAQLSRDDLRPEYNVVFDRDKLAYYGMNSATASQAVRNRINGLDASKYREDGDEYDIVVRYGEPFRTSIQDVENIVLYGADGQPVKLKEVATVVEEFASPSIERENRQRVIYVKASLGDGVALGTVVPQINAILDEYPLPDGMSLDLGGTVEDQGDAFGDLLTLFVLIVILVYIVMATQFESLVFPFIIMFTIPLAFTGTFLALWLTGTPLSIIALIGAIMLVGIVTKNGIVLVDYTNLLVERGSSVFDAVVAGGKSRLRPVLMTSFTTILGMLPLALGTGEGSETWQPMGIAVIGGLTCSTLLTLLVVPVLYSVFVNRRIRKAQQKQAAARQVSLNA from the coding sequence ATGAAAATATACGAAACAGCGGTTCGAAAACCGATTTCGACCATTCTGATCTTCGTCGGCGTCATCGTCTTCGGCCTATTTTCGCTGAACAACCTCGCCGTCGATCAATATCCCGATATCGAGATCCCGCAGATCGCCGTCATTACGTCCTATGCGGGTGCCAATGCGGCCGATATCGAGACCAATATCACCCGTGTGTTGGAGGACAACCTCAACACGGTGGAGAACCTCAAGAAGATGACTTCGAAGTCGTCGGACAACTTCTCGATGATTACGCTCGAATTCGAGTACGGCTCCGATCTGACGGAGGCGGCCAATGACATCCGCGATGCCGTGAGCCGTACGCAGTCGCTGCTGCCCGACGACGTGGATTACCCGACGATATTCAAGTTCTCGTCGTCGATGATTCCGGTCATGATGCTCGCCGTCACGGCCGATGAGAGCTATCCGGCGCTGAACAAGATTCTCGACGACAAGCTGGTCAACGACCTCAACCGCATCAACGGCGTGGGATCGGTGTCGGTCATGGGCGTTCCCGAACGCGAGGTGCAGGTCAATGTCGATCCCAAGAAGATCGAAGCCTACGGGTTGTCGGTCGAGCAGATCGGCAGCATCATCGCCGCCGAGAACGTCAACATCCCGAGCGGTACGATCGATATCGGCAACAACACCTTCAATATCAAGGCCGACGGCGAGTTCTCCGACGCCTCGACGCAGTTGGGCAAGGTGGTGCTTTCGAACCGCAACGGCCGCAAGGTGCTGCTGAACGACGTGGCCGAGATCCGCGATACGCTCGAAAAGGCGACGATGGACGAGCGCGTGAACGGCCAGCTGGGCGTGCGCGTAATCATCCAGAAACAGTCGGGCGCCAATACCGTCGACATCGTGCACGAGGTGCAGAGGCGTCTGCCGGCGATCGCCGCCTCGCTGCCGGGCGACGTCGACATCGAGCTGATCTACGAGGGTTCGCAGGAGATCACCGACGCGATCGGGTCGCTGTCGGAGACGATCATGTACGCCTTCATTTTCGTGGTGCTCGTGGTGATGATCTTTTTGGGCCGCTGGCGGGCGACGTTCATCATCTGTCTGACGATTCCCGTCTCGCTGATCTGTTCGTTCATCTACCTCTATGCCGTCGGATCGACGCTCAACATCATTTCGCTGTCGTCGCTGTCGATCGCCATCGGCATGGTGGTGGACGATGCCATCGTGGTGCTGGAAAATATCACGACCCATATCGAACGCGGTTCGCAGCCGAAAGAGGCCGCGATCTACGCCACCAACGAGGTGTGGCTGTCGGTAATCGCCACCACGCTGGTGACGGTGGCCGTATTCCTGCCGCTGACGCTGGTGTCGGGTCTTTCGGGCATCATGTTCCGCGAGTTGGGCTGGATCGTGTCGATCGTGGTGAGCGTTTCGACGGCGGCGGCCATTTCGCTGACCCCGATGTTGTCGGCCTACATCCTGCACAAGGAGGGCGGCGAACACGACTACAAGGGTCTCGGCATCGTCTACAAGCCGATCGATCGGGCGCTCACGTGGCTCGACGGCGCCTACGCACGTATGCTGGCTACGGTGCTGAACCATCGTCGCTGGACGCTGGGGGCGGTGCTCGTCGTCTTCTGCGCCTCGTTGCTGCTGCTGTCGCGGGTGCCGTTCGAGTTCTTCCCGCCTGCGGACAACGGGCGTATTGCAGCTACGGTGCGTCTGCAACAGAACGTGAGCGTGGAGTATACGGCGCGGATCGCCCGCGAGATCGACAGCGTCATCCGGACGAAGTATCCCGAAGTGCTCCTGATTTCGGCTTCGGCCGGCGCAAGTTCGGGCGACGACGCCTTCTCGGCCATGCAGACCACGGGGTCGCACATCATCAACTACAATCTGCGTCTGCCGCGTTCGGGTGAGCGCGATCGTTCGATCTACCAGATTTCCGACCTGCTGCGTCAGGATTTCGACCGGATTCCCGAAATCGACCGCTACGAGGTCACGCCGGGCGGCAATCAGGGCTCGATGAGCGGTTCGTCCTACGTTCAGGTCAAAGTCTACGGACATGATATAAACCAGACCAACGACGTGGCCAACGATCTGAAATCCAAACTTTCGCAGATACCCGGTCTGCGCGATGCGCAGCTCTCGCGCGACGACCTGCGTCCGGAGTATAACGTGGTTTTCGACCGCGACAAGCTGGCCTACTACGGCATGAATTCCGCGACGGCCTCGCAGGCGGTGCGTAACCGGATCAACGGTCTGGATGCGTCGAAATACCGTGAGGACGGCGACGAGTACGACATCGTGGTGCGCTACGGCGAACCGTTCCGGACGAGTATTCAGGATGTGGAGAACATCGTACTCTACGGGGCCGACGGGCAGCCCGTGAAGTTGAAGGAGGTGGCGACGGTGGTCGAGGAGTTCGCCTCGCCGTCGATCGAACGCGAGAATCGCCAGCGTGTGATCTACGTCAAGGCTTCGCTGGGCGACGGCGTGGCGCTGGGTACGGTCGTGCCGCAGATCAACGCCATTCTGGACGAATATCCGCTGCCCGACGGCATGAGTCTCGATCTGGGCGGTACGGTCGAGGATCAGGGCGATGCGTTCGGCGACCTGCTGACGCTGTTCGTGTTGATCGTGATTCTGGTCTACATCGTCATGGCCACGCAGTTCGAGTCGCTGGTGTTTCCCTTCATCATCATGTTCACCATTCCGCTGGCCTTCACGGGGACATTCCTCGCGCTGTGGCTGACCGGGACGCCGCTGTCGATCATCGCGCTGATCGGTGCGATCATGCTCGTGGGTATCGTGACGAAGAACGGTATCGTGCTGGTGGACTATACCAACCTGCTCGTCGAACGCGGATCGAGCGTCTTCGATGCGGTAGTGGCCGGCGGCAAGAGCCGTCTGCGTCCGGTGCTGATGACGTCGTTCACCACCATCCTCGGCATGTTGCCGCTGGCGCTCGGTACGGGCGAGGGTTCGGAGACCTGGCAGCCGATGGGTATCGCCGTGATCGGCGGTCTCACCTGCTCGACGCTGCTGACGCTGCTCGTCGTGCCGGTTCTCTACTCGGTTTTCGTCAACCGTCGGATTCGCAAGGCGCAGCAGAAGCAGGCCGCTGCCAGACAAGTATCGTTGAACGCATAA